The Brassica napus cultivar Da-Ae chromosome C7, Da-Ae, whole genome shotgun sequence genomic interval TAACGGATTTGATcggatatcttttttttttaaaatattagtattagAAATTTGTTTCGTTTTCACagatattaaatattatttgctTTGAttcgtagagttacggatatccaaatttttcggttcgaatcgaAACAAATAATGAACCGAATCAAATTTTACAGATATTTTAGTGCTTCCATTGTAAGTTTTGTTTATTAATATGAAGTGTGAAATTTGTATCTCAAAAGCGCTTTAATACCGTACATGCCCTCGTTAGTTGGCCGCTACATCCGCTCTTATATGTGGCTCCCATCTAATCTAACGATCTATTTGCTATTTTTTTCTACACGCAAGTGGTATCGTGTATCACTTGTGATAGGTAACTAATCCTCCCATTACTCCGGCTCAAACATGATTAACTGTAAGTTCTCTATgaacaagtaataaaaaaacaagTGTAATTTGGTGACATAGAAAACCAACTCAATTTTTTTAAGCCTCTTCACATGCACcaatatacataaaaaaatttccCATTCACAGAGTGCAACATCCTTGTTGCTACCAAGACATTCACCTCCGTTGAAAAGAGCTCATTTAACTCCACAATTATCTAGGTTTGGTTATGATATCATTTGTAATGAAGAGAACTCATTTAACTGCATGTGGGCTACACCATGTTTAACAGTCgctttttgctttttttttgagGCTCAAAACACTTGTTTACTAAACATGCACTTACCccatgatctttttttttttgttttgttctcaCTCATATGGTACCATAAATCACTTTTCGATAGGTCACCCACCATCTTTCAATTATTTTAGCTCTAGCGTTTTTAACTTTAGAGTTCTTTTGGACATAAATGTAAGTGCAGTTTAGCGACATAAGAAGCCAAAGAAACTCTTTTAAACCTCTCTACATGCACCACTATATAACATAGATCAGGATTTTACCAAAGTATGCAAATAGTTTAGAGTCTTTTCGAATGAAAAAAATCCATCTGAAGTTTATGGGAGAGACGGCTCTGTTCTTAGAGGAAGGTACCTTAGTGGAAAATAAGTCAACTACGGGCTTATGGATGTGTTTTTGTGTTGATAAACCCGCTAAAATCTTGATGGATGCATGTATCCATAGGGAATAGCCTCTTTGAGTCTGCCATCGTAGTACCGCAAATACTTTTTGCTAGATCTCCATCTTTCAATTATTTCAGTCCAGGTTTACTTAGTTCTAGAGTTATATTTGGAAAGAAATATAAGTGCACTTTAGCGAAATAAAAAGCTAAAACAACTCTTTTAAACCTCCTACATGCACCACTAAATAACATAGATCATGATGTTATCAAAGAATCCAAATCTTTTTGAATCTTTACGAAGGAACGAGATCCATGTGAAGTTCATGGGAGAGATGGTCATGTTCTCAGAGGAAGGTACCTTAGTGACAGATTACTCCATTGTTTTCTAAATCATTTTCAAGCATATGCGATTCATGTATATCGATCtagacaataaaataaattggtACTTTATTAATCATAAATGAGGTTTAATACATAAGTTTAAGTTGCACGATAGGCTATCATAAGTTCATTCATAATCCGATCTATCCATTCAACACACACTCTCCTGCTCATTGAGTCTTCACAGTTCTTTGGTCTTACCACGATCAACCTCAGATCCTGAAACCACATACCATAACACATCAATCATAAACCAATATCCTAACAATCAAGTCTAACGATGCATGGTTCGGTTCCTTTAACTACTATCAAATATCTACTCTATTTCCACTCAATATCAATTGGCCCTAACTTAGAATTTATTAAGTATAATCGCAACCGGATCAATCGACCCATAATCCGACCTTGCCATCCGGATAGGATCTAGGGTCGATCAGCCTTACCAAGTATGGAAAACAGGCCAAGGACTGCCTTGCTTGGACCGAACATGGCTGTGGTCCATCAAAACCGTTTGGAGACATATCCCAATAGGATTGTCTATCAATCGTTTAGTCTAACTGACCCATCTAGAGGCTAATTGGACCATACACACATCCGGCCTATGGCCATGGATCGCGGTTTCTTTGGAACTGGCCTAAGCCATGGTTCACAACACCATACTCCAACCATCACACCTGTTCGAAATATacagaagaaaggagaagaagaactaAAGAAGAATGGAGGGAGAAATGGTTTTAGACTTGATCGGACCAACCGGTGGTCTTAGGCGATGGTTTTCTGGTTACTCCACTAACTTTGGACGTGTGCTCTGGTGTGTTAAAGCCCTTCTTCAAGCCTTTCTCCTTGCCTCTAGTATCCATCTCCATTCGGCCATCCTTCCCACAAACGATCTCTCTCGTCAAAAAAGAACAACCACCACAATTGGCCTTGCTTTGGCCGACCAAACCTTCTCtctttcctttctctctctcagaCTTTGAGTATTTTTTCCTAAGGAATTGATGCCCATTTTCGACCAGAAGGCCTTGTATTTATAGAAGAGAGGTTCACCAACCGCCTAGGCGGAACGGGTACAACTTGTTGGGCGAATGGGTGCAGCATGTTCCATTGACATCCCATCGCCTATAACCGCCCCATAGCAGGCCTAACTTGGGCTTAGACCCATTACCCAAGCCCGCGGACTGATCGCACAGACCCCTTGGCCCATTGCTACCTTGGGTCAACAAGAAAACCCGACCGCGGCCCGGACATGGTCCAACTACCTAAGACACGAACACTTcatccagctgagttgagctaactctcagctgacccagcaaagtgagctagtccatccagctgatcgagctgaaCCACTTTTCTTGAGCTCAAGACTGAGCTTCGCCCAGCTGGTCGAGCTTCCCATTCGCATCCCCCAGCTCCCGTACCACTCGTCCAGCTCATATCCTCATTTCCTTCCATATTTGGCTAAGTCTCAGCCTTCTGATTCACTTAACCATTTTATCAGGCCATGGAACGTTTGCCTTCATATCATACGACCGGATGGCATGTTCCCTCGAACCATGGCACATCCCAACGATTCTATCTaagatcggggacatgacaagtatCTTCCATTTGTGATGGATTCTTCCTCAAATCCGAACCAAGTGCTTCATCCATTTCAAACTGCTCAAACCACTTTGGAAATTCGGCCTTCATCCTTACGTTAGTTTCCCAAGTTGTTTCTTCTAGTCCATTACAATTCCAAATGACCTTAACCATTTGTATTGTTTTCTTCCTTGTTGTTTTTTCCATcatatctatgattcgaaccgACCTTTTCTCTAAGGTCAAATTTGTACCCTGGATCAGAAGGTGTTAGTATCTTTGTAGACACTACGAAGCAGCAAACAAACACGAAAATAGAGACTgaaatagatattttattaatcgttTGAGTAGGAGCTACAACGTTTggtgtataaaccctagttctacCTGCCTAGCTCTAGTCTCTTAGTCTCTGAATGTCGATCCTTTGTTCTAGAGTTTGGGATCCCCCTTTATAGCTTAGTTGTAGTCGGTCGTTAGGTTAAACtcaacatattatgaaatatggAAGAATCTCCTTTAGTAGAAAACTTTTAGTTTTACCCAGAGGTAAGGATGGAAGCAGGGACTTGAGCCGTAATTTCTCCAGGCAGAAATTTGAAGGTCGGCGTCCTGCTCGGAAGCTGGAGTAATCTCTTCCTGGATTATTTTTCTCCAACATCTGACATGATCTATGATGTACGATGCAGGTTATGGCGATAAGACGGTGTAGAATAAACTCCAGGCATCTGAAAACATCCCTCATAATGTGGTAAACTCAGATAACGACCCCCCAAACTATCTGCCAACTCAAGTATTGCTTCAATATCTTCCTTAGAATCATTAATaatccttccatccatagcATGTGCATTGCCTTCTTCATCTATGTAAACACCATAATCATCTGGTCACACTCTACGGATCTTCCTTCTAGGTGGATTGGCGGTTCAACCAAGAAAATATCTCGAAAATCTAGACTCGCAGGGGTGTCGACCGTTGCTCCAGGTTGGGTGTCTAACGATACCTTGTTGTCATCTTCACGCTCTACACCATAATCAGAATAACATACTGGCAGAAATCATGGATCACCTCTTATCTCAATGTAGGGCGTCTGTCCCTTAACAACTCTTAACTGGATCATAGAAAATGTTCTTGTCTATGAGTGTCAGACACATCTTATTTGTGTGTATGTTGCAAACAGCTCCTACAGTAGCCATGAAATCTCTCCCACGTAGTAGAGAAGAAATTCTACTTAAACTAGGGCATTGCCGACTTGTACCTGGAGGTTTCTGACAATTCCTCATGAATCCACCTTAGAGAAATCCACACAGGTGAATGAATCACCGTAAAATTATGTCTCCAGACTCGGCTGATCTGCCATCACTCTAGGCATACTGACTGAAGAACATGTATTACATAGTATGGCTATATAAGAGGACTATTAAAACTGTTAATACCACTTTCCTAAACAAGTTATAATCCATGTATACATGAAGCAATTTGTAACACCTAAAACCAGAGGGCAGAGTTAGGGACACCACAAGACAAGCCAATGCGTCCCGCTAATGGTCCCAAGAATCTCAAACGTGTTTTCTTCTATTTAAATCCACCAACCCAACCATATCCACCACTTCTACTTACAGTCATGCACATTGGAATGGAAAGGAAGGTGTGAATAAATGGGTTACTTAGTGAATCAGCTCTATACAAGTCTCCCTCGCATGAGCCTCTATACGATTTAATGTAGATCGAGAACTAACTAGCTGCATACATTCGATCATTCACAATAACATCatcaatcaataaaatataatgagCACATTCATTATCACACATAGAATTGACACTAAGCAACCTAGAACTCTAGGACATAATCTGTCTGCACCAGAGAGTTTTCTGTAGATGGACCAAACCGAGCTCCATTCCACAGCTCCTATGTGACTGCCCGCCATGTGGCCTGTTGGCACATACCCATCATTGCCCACACTGTGGTCCCATAGTCACTTATGCCTAGAATTGGCATGACTCGATTCTACTGGCACCACTTTTCCACCTTTCATACCACGGCTTCCACAACATCGTTCATCTCACCCTTCTCCTTCACCACCCATTTTTGGTGTTTCACACATAATTTTTATTCAATTCTCATTCTTATTCCTTAAACACATTCTCAGATGCCACCCGTTCTCGGTTCATACGCAAACATCACAAATTCAGTTCAAAATCAATCAATCACAATTTTCCAATTCAATCCATatatctagcaacctaaaaatGAAATTCATTATCACAATCAtatcaaacaatcaatcaaaaaatataataaatctatGTTATTAACACAAGGACAGCCTCATTAAGTCTTTTAACTATATGAGCGTTTCTTGCAACATGGATAATGCATTTAACAACTTAGAAACACCATTATGATCTATCAACGTAACAACAGTCAAACTAATCAATCCTAATCCAACATCAAATAGTATAAAGATCAAGAGAGGAAAACTGCACTCGAGACCACACCACCTGGAAGTAGATTTAGATAGATCTGaacacaagaaacaaagaacaagaaacaaacaaaaacaataacatCGAACAGGGACCGAGAAGGAGTTCGCAATCGAGGCAGATCCAACTATTGATGATGAGCGTCTGGATCCGGTGGCGGCTCACGGTGGTTTGGTGCGAAAAATATAGAGAAACGATGGAGAGggggatagagagagagaagagagaaagagagagtttgaCGGCTAGGATTTTTATATATCTCTAGATCTCTGCAGGGCTTCGCTCTGAATTTGTTGATGAGAGAAAATGGAGAGGGGATGCTATTATCTATAAGAAAATTAGGGGAAATCATAGGTTTAACTCTAATAGGCCATGGACCTAGCAAGCTTTCCCTTTAAACCCAATAAATTTTGGGTTTGAGGTTTTAGGATGTTACACAAATTCTCAGTTTTTTTGTGAATCAAACTTATTTTATTCAATCAAACATATCAAAGATGAGAATAAAGAATTTGACAGAATACATCGCatcaaaagagataaaataAGCTACTGACGAACACATctaaaccattataaatatGATATTGTAAATACGACTTCAAGAGAAATCAACGATGAATCCTACAATTTGAGGTTGAGTTTTTCCAATATATTGGTATCAGAAGAATCTCGTTCCACGCATTTTGGCAATGTTGAAATGCTTTCACGCATCATAACGGGCTCCAGTCACGTACGTTGCATTCACGACAAATTTtctagataaatatatatttttttctttgattaaatatgttttgaaaGAGGCACTTCAATGAAGTTTGCTTTAAAGCATATCAAGCAACTTGTAATAACCATTACAACGAAAACCGGagcaaaaaaaatctatctctGGTAAGtcggaagaaaacaaaaatatctctAGAAACCTTAGAAGAAACAACGAAAAATTCATCATagtaatagaaaacaaaaaaaaacacaacaaattataagaaaaatccAGTCTGTGCGACGAAATCAACCTGCATGGGAATAGTAGCTTCTCTCCAAGCAACATAACAAAACATCTGTACCGCCGCGACCGCCTACTGCTAATGGGCCTCCCATCCTGCTCATGGGCCTCCCATCCTGCTCTCTTGGCCTGTGAGCCCATTCTATTCGACAGGCAGTGCGTTAATTTTTTGGAGGCTTATTTGTCATgcttactgaccctgcaatcaccacgaGACATTTTTCCAtgttttggcctcactcgccTGATATCACGATTCACTTCCCAGGTGATCCATCCttctactccagctcaagcacgattaactctagagttctaaacggatgtgtgccGGAAAAGGTAAGcgcactttggtgacataggtagccaaatcaaatctattaaacTTTTCCACATCTTTTATATACTACAGCGCAAGTCGCTTGGCGAATTAAATACTGACAAGTggcaaaattttggaaaaaaaatcaattaaaatttttgctaAAGCAAAAAAACACAAAGCAAACCCACGTATTCTACTTTTTGTTCATGGAAGTTACAACATTCGATTTAATAACTGTTTatgtttttagcaaaaaaaactgtttttttttaccgaagcaaaaaaaactgtttctttttACCGAAGCAAAAAAAACTGTTTATATCTTCTTCATCACAAACAAAAATATCCATCTGTCTATTTTCTTCACACGTTTtcaattatgttttcaaatctCTGTTATTAAATTGTCTCTCACACATTTGTAAAAAGTGCAAACTTCATTTTAACGTCCGTGTTAGTCTCACTGTAAAGTTTCAACGATGAAGATTCAAAATCCTAATAGAAGAACCAGGGAGAATGAGACAACAACAAGTCAACCACAATCTATGGCAAAggtaaatgattttattttcataatcaaattcaaataaatttacaattgtGCAGAAACTAATCATGCATTTTTCAATGTGTTATAGAGAACAAACTCGCAAATTCTACCGATAGTTCTTCAACATGctccattttcaaaaaaaaaaaaacatgctccAATATGCATGGGAAGCAACAGTTACACGAAAATTACAAAGGGTAtgtaaactaattttatttcattGTATTTTCAATTAACGTAAATCAACTAATTTGTATGTTTGGTTTCAGCAACCAATATGAATATTCAAGATCCGGAAAAGAATATAAACGCAGCAGCATTCAAATTGCAACACCGAGAGCCAAAATGCAGTTTATTGCATTGGTAAACAATTGTATATTAAAAGTAtcatatcatttttaattttcctACTCTCCTATCATTTTTGGTTTGATGTGAAACACagaaaatatcttctcaagcACTGCAAGCGCTTTTGCATCTTCTTCAAAAGTTGTATCAAGACAGCCCTAAAGATATTTCAAACAGTAAGTTAAATAACTTtggaacataatttttttttaattttagacaGCTCAATTAGTTCTTTTAAGATTCAGCATAAACTCAAatattgtaataaataaaagtgtataaACCTAATCATAGAAGATGAAAAATATCTAAAGACTAGGTGCTTAATTATTAATATCTTGATTTTCAAACATATATAGCCTCATTTCAGAACTTTAATTAACACATGAATATCACAAAGCAGTAGCTCAAATAGTTGACAAATTATTTGCAGTTCTCAAACATATTTGATACTGAAAATAAAGTAAGAAATCCAATATCAGCTTTCAGGTAACTcataaaactattaatatatgatataaaCATATTGTAAGTATCATTATGGATTTACTTTTATATGAAGAATCATTTATTAAAGAATACTAATACattttctttgatattttagttttaaaaataccAGATTTTCAGTATAGAACCATGCGTACTGATATCCTGTCAGGGAATCTGAGCAACTTCTGGACAGTTAAGCCTAATAGAAAGTACTCTTGGCTAACTAATAAGTTAAtcaaaatgagagatgtaatgTTTACCTGGATTAAACTTAAGATTGAGAGTGGCAGAGACTGCAGATTCTGGACAGATAACTGGTACCCGGAAGGAAAGATTTGTGAACTCATGACAGGAGGTAGAAGAACTAGGCTTGGTATAAGACAAGATGCAACCATCGCAAGCTTGTATGACAATGGTCACTGGCTTCTGCCACCGGCAAGGTCTGAAAATCAAGTAAGCATTCTTGCTTTCCTCTCTGGCCTGACAATATCTACTGCTGATGACTTCTACGTTTGGGAAATTGATAGAATAGTTAGCGCAAAATACACTACTGGGCTAGTTTATCAAAAACTGAGAGGAGACTATACTCATATACCTTGGACTAAAGCAGTGTGGATTAAAGGAGGCATTCCTAAGCATTGTTTTATGGTGTGGCTGGTGGTTCTGAACCGCTGCCCAACTCGCAATCGTCTCCAGTCCTGGGGTTTGCAAACTGATACTAACTGTCTTCTCTGTGGTCTTCATCCAGAGAGTCGAGATCACCTCTATTTTGATTGCCCTTACTCGTGGGAACTATGGTCAACTATGGCCACAAGATTCACTTTGAATCCTTTGAGGACATGGGATCGCTCACTAAGTCAGATGCACACACTCTCTGGTAACAGATTCCGGCGTCGTCTTCTCCTGCTAGCCTGGCAAGCGATCATCTACTGGGTTTGGGCTGAAAGAAATTCTAGACTTCATCGACACACTTTCCGATCTCCTGACGTGTTGCTCCGTCTTGTTGATTGTCAAATTAAAGACCGCATCAACAGTCTCCGGGAAGTCAACCCAACAACTTGTTCACAGCTCCTCCAATTATGGTTTCTTGCTTGTGATCCTACCATCGTCTCCGCTTGATTGCTCCATTCTCCGTCTCGTTATTTCTCATCAAACGTTTCCAAATCCGTTTTGGGCTAAACTGCAATGGGTTTCTTAACTATGggcaatattttgtttttattaactgGGTCTTGTTTTGTAACTGAAGATCATATGGGCTTCTGaacctttttctatttttctgcgtttaaattaatgaaagtcttttcaaaaaaaaaaaaaaaaatattttcatgtatatagaatttttgattaaaatactCATTTATTTTGAGtgaaaattatgataaaataatttaaaatacagTAAATTTGATTCGTGCGTAGCTCGAGAATAACACTAGTATACTAGAAATCGGAATGTTACATCGGGATGTTACAACATcattgataaattatttttccaAATGCTATTTCAAACAGCAATATCTACCAAGAACCAAACTCTCGGAAGCATGAAGGAGTTTGGTTCTAGTAAAAGTTACGACTCAAGCTATTGATCGTGTAAAGCGCATTTGTATCTCATCCCTTCGATGTTCAGAAAATCATAAGTTCAAAAGACTATTCAGATGATGGTTTGAAGTCCATCTAGCTTGATTTTGATGTTATCATtatttgcttttatttttttgatagatACATAGGATGTAGTTTATTGAAATGGccatcaataaatttaaaatttcattagaaattttttttgtaattttctcaaaaattaaGTTAAAACCAGTATTTTTAAATCTGGACTGAACCGGCAATCGTATAGGTTAAACCGTAAACCGAAAACATGTCCAAGTTGGTCGGACAAAAAccagatttatttttaatttctatcaatgttaattttgttaattagtttttgtcttttaaaccattataactattacaaatatttttttttacctttttaatatattcatttttttttggcttttcaTAACTCAtgttgataaatatttaaaatcaagatatggattttatatttaatttttattgggtttgcactttaaattttcttttataatttttgtataactttttaataattaaacataattatGTTTGTAAAATTTAccaaagataacaaaaaaaaataattaagatgcGGAAAAGAATAACTAAAAtgtggaaaattttaaaaattaggaaATGCCgcaatacatattatattaggtaaaatattttgtatgaaATTCACTTTATTATAaggaaaaaaacacaaaaattaaactaattattaaaatactttacttcttattataaatattaagcttatttttaatacatttttaataatacattgacatattataatattctaagacaaattataatataattttatttacagcataactatttttaaaaaaaattattgctatttatttttaattttgaaatgatattatcatataatttaataatgtaaaattgttaattttgtaaataatttactaaaacaaatttttcaattgataagtttttatttatttatttgtcaaCAAAAACGTAAATTTGTGattttgcaattaatttttattaattggcAAAATACTCGTGGAATCATATTTAAAACGATTCTGCAAGGTTACCAATCAGAACCTAAAACCGAATTTAAAGGAAAAAACCCAAACTGAAAGCCAGATAGAGATTAGGCTGTGAGTTCCAACGCCCACAATGCAAAAATGATAGCTAATAGAGCTTGCGACTTCTCTCCCCCGCTCTCCACCGCCTCTCCTTCCGGAGCCTTCGCCACCGTCACCGTCACCATCCCGAACTTCTACTTCTTCTCTCCCTCCCTAAACCCCAACATCATCCCCCATCTCCCAATCATCCGCCACCGCAGCAGCTCCTCGCGTCGCTTACTCCGCCGTCTCTCCTTCAGTCGAAACGAAACTCAGTCCTTTCCACAGCCATTCACTGCTAATTCCGCTTCTCACCGTACCAGAACTTTCGTCGAACACGTTGCAGGCACTAAAGAATCACCAAACCAAACCATCGAAGTCTACGATTTCGGAGATTTAGAGTCTGCTAGGAACGATTTGAGGAACGTTGCGACTCGTAGAGTCGAGACTGATGTGGAAGTGAGAGAGATAGAAGACTTGCCGGAAGAGTGGCGCCGCTCCAAGCTAGCCTGGCTGTGTAAAGAAGTTCCGTCGCATAAAGCCGTGACGCTTGTGAGGCTCTTGAATGCTCAGAAGAAATGGGTTCGTCAAGAAGACGCTACTTACATCTGTGTCCATTGCACACGGATTCGCGAGAACGAAACAGGATTCagagtaataattaaaaaaaaaaaaacaaccttttTCAGACAATACATCAGTTTGCAGTTTGTTTTGTCTGATTCTATGGTGAAAGTTTTTATCTTTTTAGGTGTATAGATGGATGACGCAGCAGAATTGGTACCGGTTTGATTTCGGTTTAGCCACAAAGCTAGCTGATTTCTTAGGGAAAGAGAGGAAGTTCACGAAATGTCGAGAGGTGTTCGATGATATTATGAATCAAGGACGTGTTCCAAGCGAATCCACGTTTCACATTCTTGTAGTTGCTTATCTAAGTAGCTCAGAGGAAGGTTGTTTCCAAGAAGCGTGTAGTGTTTACAATAGAATGATTCAACTTGGAGGTTACAGACCGCGTCTTAGTCTGCATAACTCTTTGTTTAGAGCTTTGGTTAGCAAACAGGGAGGGCCTTCGAGTGATGACGTTAGGCAAGCTGAGTTTATCTTCCATAACGTTGTGACGACCGGGCTTGAGGTGCAGAAAGATATCTATAGCGGGCTAATCTGGCTGCATAGTTGTCAAGACGAAGTTGACATAGAGAGGATAAACTATCTAAGAGAAGAGATGAGGAAGGCCGGTTTTGAGGAGAGTAACGAAGTTGTGGTTTCGTTACTCAGAGCGTATGCTAAGGAAGGAGAAGTGGAAGAAGTTGAGAGGACATGGCTTGAATTGCTTGGTTTGGATTGCGGTATACCTTCTCAAGCGTTTGTGTACAAAATGGAAGCTTACGCAAAAGTAGGCGATTTCGCGAGAGCTTTGAAGATATTTAGGGAAATGGATAAGCATTTAGGTGGTGCAACAGTTTCTGGATACCACAAGATCATTGAAGTCGTATGTAAAATAAATCAAGTGGAACTTGCGGAATCTCTCTTGGAAGAGTTTTTAGAAACCGGGAAGAAGCAGCTTCTACCTTCATATATAGAGATAGTCGAAATGTACTTTGATTTGGGTTTACATGAGAAACTGGAGAAGGCTTTTGTTGACTGCTTGGAGAAATGTCAACCTAACCAgactatatataacatatacttGGAGTCATTGGTTAATATAGGCAACCTTGAGAAAGCAGGGGACGTTTTCGATGAAATGAAGAACAACGGGACAATCAATGTGAATGCTAGTTCCTGCAACACCGTTTTGAAAGGATACTTGGATTCTGGAAATCATGCGAAGGCAAAGAAGATATATGAGCTGATGAGTTTGAAGAAGTACGAAGTCGAGTCACCGCTTATGGAAAAGCTTGATTACATCCTTAGCTTGGTGAGAAAAGAAGTGAAGAAACCGTTGAGCATGAAGCTAAGTAAAGAACAGCGAGAGGTATTGTTGGGTTTGCTGTTAGGTGGTTTGCGAGTGGAATCAGACAAAGAGAGGAAGAGTCACAAGATCATGTTTGAATTCAGAGGGAAGTCTCAAGCTCATCTGATACTGAGACAACACATACATGATCAGTTCCGTGAGTGGTTGCCTCATTCCGAAGACGAGGATATACCATTAGAATTCTCCTCCATTTCTCATTCATGCTTTGGGTTTTACGCTGATAACTTCTGGCCAAATGGTCGACCTGAGATTCCCAAACTGATTCACCGGTGGCTCTCGCCTCAGTCACTGGCTTATTGGTATATGTACAGTGGATATAGAACAGCCTCGGGAGATGTTATCTTGAGGTTGAAGGGAAGTGTAGAAGGTATCGAGAAGGTTGTGAAGGCTCTGAGAGCTAAATCTATGGAATGTAGGGTTAAGAAGAAAGGAAACGTTTTCTGGATTGGAC includes:
- the LOC106449352 gene encoding uncharacterized protein LOC106449352 → MRTDILSGNLSNFWTVKPNRKYSWLTNKLIKMRDVMFTWIKLKIESGRDCRFWTDNWYPEGKICELMTGGRRTRLGIRQDATIASLYDNGHWLLPPARSENQVSILAFLSGLTISTADDFYVWEIDRIVSAKYTTGLVYQKLRGDYTHIPWTKAVWIKGGIPKHCFMVWLVVLNRCPTRNRLQSWGLQTDTNCLLCGLHPESRDHLYFDCPYSWELWSTMATRFTLNPLRTWDRSLSQMHTLSGNRFRRRLLLLAWQAIIYWVWAERNSRLHRHTFRSPDVLLRLVDCQIKDRINSLREVNPTTCSQLLQLWFLACDPTIVSA
- the LOC106445623 gene encoding pentatricopeptide repeat-containing protein At2g15820, chloroplastic encodes the protein MIANRACDFSPPLSTASPSGAFATVTVTIPNFYFFSPSLNPNIIPHLPIIRHRSSSSRRLLRRLSFSRNETQSFPQPFTANSASHRTRTFVEHVAGTKESPNQTIEVYDFGDLESARNDLRNVATRRVETDVEVREIEDLPEEWRRSKLAWLCKEVPSHKAVTLVRLLNAQKKWVRQEDATYICVHCTRIRENETGFRVYRWMTQQNWYRFDFGLATKLADFLGKERKFTKCREVFDDIMNQGRVPSESTFHILVVAYLSSSEEGCFQEACSVYNRMIQLGGYRPRLSLHNSLFRALVSKQGGPSSDDVRQAEFIFHNVVTTGLEVQKDIYSGLIWLHSCQDEVDIERINYLREEMRKAGFEESNEVVVSLLRAYAKEGEVEEVERTWLELLGLDCGIPSQAFVYKMEAYAKVGDFARALKIFREMDKHLGGATVSGYHKIIEVVCKINQVELAESLLEEFLETGKKQLLPSYIEIVEMYFDLGLHEKLEKAFVDCLEKCQPNQTIYNIYLESLVNIGNLEKAGDVFDEMKNNGTINVNASSCNTVLKGYLDSGNHAKAKKIYELMSLKKYEVESPLMEKLDYILSLVRKEVKKPLSMKLSKEQREVLLGLLLGGLRVESDKERKSHKIMFEFRGKSQAHLILRQHIHDQFREWLPHSEDEDIPLEFSSISHSCFGFYADNFWPNGRPEIPKLIHRWLSPQSLAYWYMYSGYRTASGDVILRLKGSVEGIEKVVKALRAKSMECRVKKKGNVFWIGLQGTNSGLFWKLIEPHVLEDMKDHLRPAYEAVDHDRD